The following proteins are co-located in the Mesorhizobium australicum WSM2073 genome:
- a CDS encoding GcvT family protein, producing MKSPAKVVVIGGGVVGCSVLFHLAHHGWTDVVLLERDELTSGSTWHAAGGMHTINGDPNVAKLQKYTINLYKEIEELSGQATGVHLTGGVLLAATEARLDWLRGVVAKGRYLGIELEEISPKEAAELMPLLDPKQFVGAVRNKEDGHLDPSGVTHAYAKAARKLGAEVERFTKVKDIVRRPDGLWRVITNKGEVVAEHVVNAGGLWAREVGRMVGLELPVLAMEHMYLITEDMPEVAAWNQKTGTEIIHAVDFDGELYLRQERGGMLMGTYEKANKPWSEYQTPWNFGHELLAPDIDRIAPSLEVGFRHFPAFQNTGIKQIINGPFTFAPDGNPLVGPVRGLPGFWVACGVMAGFSQGGGVGLALSNWMIEGDPGADIWAMDVARYGDWATMAYTNAKVRENYSRRFSIRFPNEELPAGRPLKTTPVYDLLSAKGAQWGVAYGLEVPLWYAPEGVKDEFSWRRSSDFSHVAAEVATVRAGVGLSEISSFAKYKVTGEGAAAWLDRMLACKLPKPGRMTLAPMLKDDGRLIGDFTLANLSPQGREEGGWFLAGSGIAEQYHMRWFEQHLPDDRSVHIEALGQKLTGLSIAGPKARDVLAKATRSDISNAAFPFMAVGKMDVGMAPCLVGRVSYTGDLGYEIWVVPEYQRAAYQALMAAGAEFGIGLFGSRALNALRLEKNYGSWGREYRPIYGPLEAGIDRFVAYGKDADFIGKAAALAERKQGGKLRLRAFIVDADDADVIGDEPIWFGGAVRGWVTSGGYAHHSKKSVALGYVPKEIAEKSDGFEIELLGKRHAARIQAAPLFDANFERMRG from the coding sequence ATGAAATCGCCTGCAAAGGTCGTGGTCATCGGCGGTGGCGTCGTCGGATGTTCGGTGCTGTTCCATCTCGCCCATCATGGCTGGACCGACGTCGTGCTGCTGGAGCGCGACGAGCTGACCTCGGGCTCGACCTGGCACGCGGCCGGCGGCATGCACACGATCAATGGCGATCCCAACGTCGCCAAGCTGCAGAAATACACCATCAACCTCTACAAGGAGATCGAGGAGCTGTCGGGCCAGGCAACCGGCGTCCACCTGACCGGCGGCGTGCTTCTTGCGGCCACCGAGGCGCGGCTCGACTGGCTGCGCGGGGTGGTCGCCAAGGGCCGTTATCTCGGCATCGAGCTGGAGGAAATCTCCCCGAAAGAGGCGGCCGAACTGATGCCGCTGCTCGATCCCAAGCAGTTCGTCGGCGCCGTCCGCAACAAGGAGGACGGCCACCTCGATCCCTCCGGTGTCACCCACGCCTATGCCAAGGCGGCACGAAAACTCGGCGCCGAGGTGGAGCGCTTCACCAAGGTCAAGGATATCGTGCGCCGTCCCGACGGGCTGTGGCGCGTCATCACCAACAAGGGCGAGGTGGTGGCCGAGCATGTCGTCAATGCCGGCGGCCTGTGGGCGCGCGAGGTCGGCCGCATGGTTGGGCTCGAACTGCCAGTACTGGCGATGGAGCACATGTACCTGATCACCGAGGACATGCCGGAGGTTGCCGCCTGGAACCAGAAAACCGGCACCGAAATCATCCATGCGGTCGATTTCGACGGCGAACTCTATCTGCGCCAGGAACGCGGCGGCATGCTGATGGGCACCTATGAGAAAGCCAACAAACCATGGTCAGAATACCAGACGCCGTGGAATTTCGGCCATGAATTGCTGGCGCCGGATATCGACCGCATCGCGCCGTCGCTCGAGGTCGGTTTCCGGCATTTCCCGGCTTTCCAGAACACCGGCATCAAGCAGATCATCAATGGGCCCTTCACTTTCGCGCCCGACGGCAACCCGCTGGTCGGGCCGGTGCGCGGCCTGCCGGGCTTCTGGGTCGCCTGCGGCGTCATGGCCGGCTTCAGCCAGGGCGGTGGCGTTGGTCTGGCGCTATCCAACTGGATGATCGAGGGCGATCCCGGCGCCGATATCTGGGCGATGGATGTTGCGCGCTACGGCGACTGGGCGACGATGGCCTACACCAACGCCAAGGTGCGCGAAAACTATTCCCGGCGTTTTTCGATCCGCTTCCCCAACGAGGAACTGCCGGCCGGGCGGCCGCTAAAGACGACGCCCGTCTACGACCTGTTGTCGGCCAAGGGTGCGCAGTGGGGCGTCGCCTACGGGCTGGAAGTGCCGCTCTGGTACGCGCCGGAAGGCGTCAAGGACGAATTCTCATGGCGGCGCTCAAGCGACTTCAGCCATGTCGCCGCCGAAGTCGCGACGGTTCGCGCAGGCGTCGGCTTGTCGGAGATATCGAGCTTTGCCAAATACAAGGTGACGGGCGAGGGGGCCGCGGCCTGGCTCGACCGGATGCTCGCCTGCAAGCTGCCGAAGCCCGGCCGGATGACGCTCGCCCCGATGCTGAAGGACGACGGCAGGCTGATCGGCGATTTCACGCTGGCCAATCTCAGCCCCCAAGGTCGGGAAGAAGGGGGCTGGTTCCTGGCCGGCTCCGGCATTGCCGAGCAATATCACATGCGCTGGTTCGAGCAGCATCTGCCCGACGATCGCTCGGTCCATATCGAAGCGCTGGGACAAAAGCTTACCGGCCTGTCGATTGCCGGCCCCAAGGCCAGGGACGTGCTGGCGAAAGCCACGCGCTCCGACATCTCGAACGCGGCATTTCCCTTCATGGCCGTCGGCAAGATGGATGTCGGCATGGCGCCATGCCTGGTCGGCCGCGTCAGCTACACCGGCGATCTCGGCTACGAGATCTGGGTGGTGCCGGAATATCAGCGTGCCGCCTATCAGGCGCTGATGGCGGCGGGGGCGGAATTCGGCATCGGCCTGTTCGGCTCGCGCGCGCTCAACGCGCTCAGGCTGGAGAAGAACTACGGCTCATGGGGGCGCGAATACCGGCCGATCTACGGGCCGCTGGAAGCCGGCATCGATCGTTTCGTCGCCTACGGCAAGGACGCGGATTTCATCGGCAAGGCGGCGGCTCTGGCCGAGCGCAAACAGGGCGGCAAGTTGCGGCTGCGCGCCTTCATCGTCGATGCCGACGATGCCGATGTCATCGGCGACGAACCGATCTGGTTCGGTGGCGCGGTGCGCGGCTGGGTGACGTCGGGCGGCTATGCCCATCATTCGAAGAAGTCGGTCGCTCTCGGCTATGTGCCGAAGGAGATCGCAGAGAAGAGCGACGGCTTCGAAATCGAGTTGCTCGGCAAACGGCATGCGGCGCGAATCCAGGCGGCGCCGCTGTTCGATGCGAATTTCGAACGGATGCGGGGGTGA
- a CDS encoding DoxX family protein, protein MKLFDGLARYQPQALGVLRIMTALQFIEHGTQKLFNFPASDHAATALSGLPLAAGILEFAGGILLALGLFTRPVAFLLAGEMAIAYFMAHMPRDFFPVNNSGDSAISFCFIFLYLVFAGAGAFALDNRRSA, encoded by the coding sequence ATGAAGCTATTCGATGGCCTAGCCAGATACCAGCCGCAGGCGCTTGGCGTTCTGCGCATCATGACCGCGCTGCAGTTCATCGAGCACGGCACGCAGAAACTGTTCAATTTCCCCGCCAGCGACCACGCAGCCACCGCGTTGAGCGGACTGCCGCTAGCAGCGGGCATCCTCGAATTCGCCGGTGGCATTCTGCTGGCGCTGGGCCTTTTCACCCGCCCGGTCGCATTCCTTCTGGCCGGCGAAATGGCGATTGCCTATTTCATGGCTCACATGCCGCGCGACTTCTTCCCCGTCAACAACAGCGGCGATTCGGCGATCTCGTTCTGCTTCATATTCCTCTATCTGGTCTTTGCCGGCGCCGGCGCCTTCGCGCTGGACAACCGCCGTAGCGCGTGA
- a CDS encoding VOC family protein, with protein MPQSPMPFFWYELMTSDLDAAEAFYPAVVGWKAEPFDKAPGMPRYVVMNAGERGVGGLMTMPQDAAKMGMPPAWLGYIHARDVDAATASLEKAGGAVHRQPDDIPGVGRFAVVADPQGATFMLLQPNGPDQPVVPASTPGHIGWHELYTSDWKAAFDFYSSQFGWANAGEFDMGPMGTYQTFTAGPESGGGIMNKPEQIPVPVWQFYFNVTGIDAAAKRVTDNGGKILMGPMEVPGGSWVVQCQDPQGAHFALMAPVR; from the coding sequence ATGCCACAATCCCCGATGCCCTTCTTCTGGTACGAACTGATGACATCAGACCTCGACGCCGCCGAGGCTTTCTACCCCGCCGTGGTGGGCTGGAAGGCCGAGCCCTTCGATAAGGCTCCAGGCATGCCGCGCTATGTCGTCATGAATGCCGGCGAGCGTGGCGTCGGCGGCCTGATGACGATGCCTCAGGATGCCGCCAAGATGGGCATGCCGCCCGCCTGGCTGGGCTACATCCACGCCAGGGATGTCGACGCGGCAACAGCGTCGCTGGAAAAGGCGGGTGGCGCCGTTCACCGCCAGCCCGACGACATTCCAGGCGTCGGCCGCTTTGCCGTCGTGGCCGATCCGCAAGGCGCGACCTTCATGCTCCTGCAGCCGAACGGCCCCGACCAGCCCGTCGTGCCGGCCAGCACGCCGGGCCATATCGGCTGGCATGAGCTTTATACGAGCGACTGGAAGGCCGCATTTGACTTCTATTCCAGCCAGTTCGGCTGGGCCAATGCCGGCGAATTCGACATGGGGCCGATGGGCACTTACCAGACCTTTACCGCCGGCCCCGAATCCGGCGGTGGCATCATGAACAAGCCCGAGCAGATTCCGGTGCCGGTCTGGCAGTTCTATTTTAACGTCACCGGCATCGACGCGGCCGCAAAACGCGTCACCGACAATGGCGGCAAGATCCTGATGGGACCGATGGAGGTCCCCGGAGGCAGCTGGGTCGTGCAATGCCAGGATCCGCAAGGCGCGCACTTCGCTTTGATGGCGCCGGTGCGATAA
- a CDS encoding gamma-glutamylcyclotransferase, with the protein MRQMSLTAELVALCHRDEADPGPSGGWTQLSDEDFRVLSARLADEADAGPLWVFAYGSLIWKPAFESVERQRATAHGWHRSFCIDMVRWRGSVAQPGLMMALERGGRCDGVIYRLPEGEKTAQIERLLRREIDDHESVASVRWVSVRTAQGHLRALGFWVGVTGRGTSLGQPLDRVARVLARACGHVGSGAEYLYNTVSHLEEFGIRDRNLWRLQQLVADEIRSIHGNGRGGGLIPVSPSS; encoded by the coding sequence ATGCGGCAGATGTCACTTACAGCCGAGCTTGTCGCACTGTGCCATCGCGACGAGGCCGATCCCGGGCCCAGCGGCGGCTGGACGCAACTGAGCGACGAGGATTTCCGGGTCCTTTCCGCGCGGCTCGCCGATGAAGCAGATGCGGGGCCGCTATGGGTGTTCGCCTATGGCTCGCTGATCTGGAAGCCGGCTTTCGAGTCCGTCGAACGCCAGCGTGCCACCGCCCATGGCTGGCACCGCTCGTTCTGCATCGACATGGTTCGCTGGCGCGGCAGCGTCGCGCAGCCTGGACTGATGATGGCGCTCGAACGCGGCGGGCGGTGCGATGGTGTGATCTACCGTTTGCCGGAAGGGGAGAAGACTGCTCAGATCGAAAGGCTGTTGCGGCGCGAGATCGACGATCATGAGAGCGTCGCTTCGGTCAGGTGGGTCTCGGTGCGTACGGCGCAAGGGCATCTTCGGGCGCTGGGTTTCTGGGTCGGGGTGACGGGCAGGGGCACTTCGCTCGGGCAGCCGCTGGACCGGGTGGCGCGGGTGCTGGCGCGGGCCTGTGGCCATGTCGGATCGGGCGCCGAATATCTCTACAACACCGTCAGCCACCTCGAGGAATTCGGCATTCGCGACCGCAATCTGTGGCGCCTGCAGCAATTGGTCGCCGACGAAATCAGGTCTATCCATGGCAATGGCAGGGGCGGCGGCCTTATCCCAGTGTCACCGTCATCATAA
- a CDS encoding NAD(P)-dependent oxidoreductase, whose amino-acid sequence MPEGQFKEGIVGGRLLPDQYADNFSDLHPPLDHHEALVESDRCYFCYDAPCMNACPTSIDIPLFIRQISTGNPIGSAKTIFDQNILGGMCARVCPTETLCEEVCVREVAEGKPVQIGRLQRYATDVAMSESRQFYPRAEPTGKTVAVVGAGPAGLAAAHRLARHGHDVTILEARPKAGGLNEYGIAAYKSVDNFAQAEVDYVTAIGGIDIQNGKALGRDYQLSDLIRNYDAVFLGMGLGGVNALRADGEDAAGVTNAVEFIAELRQASDLSGLPVGRRVVVIGGGMTAIDAAVQSKLLGAEEVTICYRRGQEHMNASEFEQDLAAANGVTIRHWLQPKRVIAEGGKVSAIELEYTALDGDRLAGTGETLTLVADQVFKAIGQSFVPAALNGSGASIDLEAGRIKVDAEGRTSLAKVWAGGDCIFGGDDLTVSAVAQGRDAAESIHRSLTQG is encoded by the coding sequence ATGCCAGAAGGCCAGTTCAAAGAGGGTATTGTCGGCGGCCGGCTTCTGCCCGACCAATACGCGGATAATTTTTCCGACCTGCATCCCCCGCTCGATCATCACGAGGCGCTGGTCGAATCCGACCGCTGCTATTTCTGCTACGACGCGCCGTGCATGAACGCATGCCCGACCTCGATCGACATTCCGCTGTTCATCCGCCAGATCTCGACCGGTAACCCGATCGGCTCGGCCAAGACCATCTTCGACCAGAACATTTTGGGCGGCATGTGCGCCCGCGTCTGCCCCACCGAGACGCTGTGCGAGGAGGTTTGCGTGCGCGAGGTTGCGGAAGGCAAGCCGGTCCAGATCGGTCGTCTGCAGCGCTACGCCACCGATGTCGCGATGAGCGAGAGCAGGCAATTTTATCCGCGCGCCGAGCCGACAGGAAAAACCGTAGCCGTCGTCGGCGCCGGCCCGGCCGGTCTTGCCGCGGCGCACCGGCTCGCCCGCCATGGCCATGACGTGACCATCCTGGAGGCGCGCCCGAAGGCGGGCGGCCTCAACGAATATGGCATCGCCGCATATAAGAGCGTCGACAACTTTGCCCAGGCCGAGGTCGACTATGTCACCGCGATCGGCGGCATCGACATCCAGAATGGCAAGGCGCTCGGCCGCGATTACCAGCTCTCCGACCTGATCCGCAATTACGACGCCGTTTTCCTTGGCATGGGGCTTGGCGGTGTCAACGCGCTGCGCGCCGATGGCGAGGATGCCGCCGGCGTCACCAACGCGGTCGAATTCATTGCCGAACTGCGCCAGGCCAGCGACCTCTCCGGATTGCCGGTCGGCCGCCGCGTCGTCGTCATCGGCGGCGGCATGACGGCGATCGACGCCGCCGTGCAGTCGAAGCTGCTTGGCGCCGAGGAGGTGACGATCTGCTACCGGCGCGGCCAGGAGCATATGAACGCCTCCGAATTCGAACAGGACCTGGCCGCCGCCAATGGCGTCACCATCCGTCACTGGCTGCAGCCGAAGCGGGTGATTGCCGAAGGCGGCAAGGTCAGTGCCATCGAACTCGAATACACGGCACTCGACGGCGACCGGCTTGCCGGCACCGGCGAGACGCTGACGCTGGTTGCCGACCAGGTGTTCAAGGCCATCGGCCAGAGTTTCGTGCCGGCTGCACTCAACGGCAGCGGGGCGTCGATCGATCTCGAAGCCGGCCGTATCAAGGTCGACGCGGAAGGGCGCACATCGCTGGCCAAGGTCTGGGCCGGCGGCGACTGCATTTTTGGTGGCGACGACCTGACCGTTTCGGCTGTGGCGCAAGGCCGCGACGCGGCGGAAAGCATCCACAGGAGCCTGACCCAGGGATAA
- a CDS encoding class I SAM-dependent methyltransferase: MATVEPGIARHYEISGLEERILAALADTGVEIDHLSADDLAAVDEFHIGGVAATRELIDQMGLKPGARLLDIGSGIGGPARFAANNAGADVTGIDLTQSYVDIATSLSKRVGMAGKTRFVQGSALDMPFGKASFDAAMILHVGMNLPDKAKLMSEAACVLKPGGVFAVYDVMRLKDGALAYPLPWASDATISFVATPADYRAAATACGFSVIAERPRGAFAIEFFATMRARMAAAQAEGKKPPPGVGLIMGEDARTKIANLTAALEGGILAPVEMLLRLG; this comes from the coding sequence ATGGCCACGGTGGAACCGGGCATTGCCCGTCACTACGAGATTTCAGGCCTGGAGGAGCGGATTCTTGCCGCGCTTGCCGACACCGGCGTGGAAATTGACCATCTGAGCGCTGACGATCTCGCAGCGGTCGACGAATTCCACATTGGCGGCGTGGCCGCCACCAGGGAACTCATCGACCAGATGGGGCTGAAGCCTGGAGCCCGGCTTCTCGACATCGGTTCAGGCATCGGCGGCCCGGCCCGTTTTGCCGCGAACAATGCCGGCGCCGATGTCACCGGCATCGACCTGACCCAAAGCTATGTCGATATCGCGACCAGCCTGTCGAAACGGGTGGGAATGGCCGGCAAGACGCGCTTCGTGCAAGGCAGCGCGCTGGACATGCCGTTCGGCAAGGCCAGCTTCGATGCGGCAATGATCCTGCATGTCGGCATGAACCTTCCCGACAAGGCCAAGCTGATGAGCGAGGCCGCCTGCGTGCTGAAGCCCGGCGGCGTCTTTGCCGTCTATGACGTGATGCGGCTCAAGGATGGAGCACTGGCCTATCCGCTGCCATGGGCATCAGACGCGACCATATCGTTCGTCGCCACGCCTGCTGATTATCGAGCGGCCGCCACCGCCTGCGGCTTTTCAGTAATCGCCGAGCGCCCGCGCGGCGCTTTCGCCATCGAATTCTTCGCCACCATGCGTGCCCGCATGGCTGCCGCGCAGGCCGAGGGCAAAAAGCCGCCGCCCGGCGTCGGCCTGATCATGGGCGAGGATGCCCGCACCAAGATCGCCAATCTCACCGCCGCGCTTGAAGGCGGCATTCTTGCACCCGTGGAAATGCTCCTTCGTCTCGGTTGA
- the preA gene encoding NAD-dependent dihydropyrimidine dehydrogenase subunit PreA, producing MADIRNNFVGIKSPNPFWLASAPPTDKAYNVIRAFKAGWGGVVWKTLGEEGPPVVNVNGPRYGAIWGADRRLLGLNNIELITDRDLQTNLREMKQVKMDWPDRALIASIMVPCVEESWKSILPLVEETGADGIELNFGCPHGMSERGMGAAVGQVPEYIEMVVRWCKQYTRMPVVTKLTPNIADIRKPARAAHAGGTDAVSLINTINSITGVDLDSFAPMPTIDGKGSHGGYCGPAVKPIAMNMVAEIARDPETRGLPISGIGGITTWRDAAEFMALGAGNVQVCTAAMTYGFKIVQEMIAGLENWMDEKGHRSLDDIIGRATPNVTDWQYLNLNYVAKAHIDQDACIKCGRCHIACEDTSHQAITSMVNGVRHFEVIEAECVGCNLCVNVCPVDNCITMEPLAAGALDQRTGRPVSPVYANWTTHPNNPMAKVAAE from the coding sequence ATGGCTGACATCAGAAATAATTTCGTCGGCATCAAATCGCCCAATCCGTTCTGGCTGGCCTCGGCGCCGCCGACCGACAAGGCCTACAACGTCATCCGCGCTTTCAAGGCGGGTTGGGGCGGTGTCGTCTGGAAGACGCTTGGCGAAGAGGGGCCGCCGGTGGTCAACGTCAACGGCCCGCGCTATGGCGCGATCTGGGGCGCCGACCGGCGCCTGCTCGGCCTCAACAACATCGAGCTGATCACCGACCGCGATTTGCAGACCAATCTGCGCGAGATGAAGCAGGTCAAGATGGATTGGCCCGACCGTGCGCTGATCGCCTCGATCATGGTGCCCTGCGTCGAGGAGAGCTGGAAATCGATCCTGCCGCTGGTCGAGGAGACCGGCGCCGACGGCATCGAGCTCAATTTCGGCTGTCCGCACGGCATGTCGGAACGCGGCATGGGTGCGGCCGTCGGCCAGGTGCCGGAATATATCGAAATGGTGGTGCGCTGGTGCAAGCAATATACGCGCATGCCCGTCGTCACCAAGCTGACGCCCAACATCGCCGATATCCGCAAGCCGGCGCGGGCAGCGCATGCCGGCGGCACCGACGCGGTGTCGCTGATCAACACCATCAATTCGATCACCGGCGTCGACCTCGACAGTTTCGCGCCGATGCCGACCATCGATGGCAAGGGTTCGCATGGTGGCTATTGCGGTCCGGCGGTGAAGCCGATCGCCATGAACATGGTGGCCGAGATCGCCCGCGACCCCGAAACCCGCGGCCTGCCGATCTCCGGCATTGGCGGCATCACCACGTGGCGGGACGCCGCCGAATTCATGGCGCTAGGCGCCGGCAATGTGCAGGTCTGCACGGCGGCGATGACCTACGGCTTCAAGATCGTGCAGGAGATGATCGCCGGCCTCGAAAACTGGATGGACGAGAAGGGCCACCGCTCGCTCGACGACATTATCGGCCGCGCCACGCCCAACGTCACCGACTGGCAGTATCTCAACCTCAACTATGTCGCCAAGGCGCATATCGACCAGGATGCCTGCATCAAATGCGGCCGCTGCCACATCGCCTGCGAGGACACCTCGCACCAGGCGATCACCAGCATGGTCAACGGCGTCAGGCATTTCGAGGTGATCGAGGCCGAATGCGTCGGCTGCAATCTGTGCGTCAATGTCTGCCCGGTGGACAATTGCATCACCATGGAGCCGCTTGCGGCCGGCGCGTTGGACCAGCGCACCGGCAGACCTGTGTCGCCGGTCTATGCCAACTGGACCACCCACCCGAACAACCCGATGGCCAAGGTGGCGGCGGAGTAG
- a CDS encoding RrF2 family transcriptional regulator has protein sequence MKLGEGVEAAIHCAATLASVDGNSTMPGAALAESFGLSPSYLLKHLNMLTASGILESVPGPAGGYRLARAAERITLLDIVLAIEGREPAFRCGEIRRNGPVKIDASAYVKPCGINAAMLKAERAYRAALAEVKLSDIVADYAAEGDPRSFAASCAFVERHQRRQKPSSTNQA, from the coding sequence ATGAAGCTGGGCGAGGGCGTTGAGGCGGCCATCCACTGCGCGGCGACACTGGCGAGCGTCGACGGCAACAGTACCATGCCGGGCGCGGCGCTGGCGGAATCCTTCGGCCTGTCGCCGAGCTATTTGCTGAAGCACCTCAACATGCTGACGGCGTCCGGCATTCTGGAATCGGTGCCGGGTCCCGCCGGCGGCTACCGGCTGGCGCGGGCTGCCGAACGCATCACGCTGCTCGACATCGTGCTGGCCATCGAAGGGCGCGAGCCGGCTTTTCGCTGCGGCGAGATCCGCCGCAACGGTCCGGTCAAGATCGATGCCTCCGCCTATGTGAAACCTTGCGGCATCAATGCCGCGATGCTCAAGGCGGAGCGCGCCTACCGGGCAGCGCTCGCCGAGGTGAAGTTGTCCGACATCGTGGCGGATTACGCTGCGGAAGGCGACCCCAGATCGTTTGCCGCGAGCTGCGCCTTTGTCGAGCGCCATCAACGGCGGCAGAAACCCAGTTCAACCAACCAAGCCTAA
- a CDS encoding carboxymuconolactone decarboxylase family protein: MKQRLQFFAKAPEIMKAVSALNKAVDECGLEVSLLHLVKLRASQINGCSFCVEMHSREARRDGETEQRLYLVAAWKESPLFSERERAGLAWTEAVTLIANDGVPDELYARTLEHFSEEELVKLSVAIGMINTWNRLCIPFHAIHPMPAAKAA; encoded by the coding sequence ATGAAACAGAGGCTGCAGTTCTTCGCCAAGGCGCCCGAGATCATGAAGGCTGTGTCGGCACTCAACAAGGCGGTCGACGAATGTGGACTGGAGGTGAGCCTGCTGCACCTGGTCAAGCTCAGGGCCTCGCAGATCAATGGCTGCTCGTTCTGCGTCGAGATGCACAGCCGCGAGGCCAGGCGCGACGGCGAGACCGAGCAGCGGCTCTATCTCGTCGCCGCCTGGAAGGAATCGCCGCTGTTCTCCGAGCGCGAACGCGCCGGACTGGCCTGGACCGAGGCGGTGACGCTGATCGCCAACGATGGCGTGCCGGACGAACTCTATGCGCGCACGCTGGAGCATTTCTCGGAAGAGGAACTGGTCAAGCTCTCCGTCGCGATCGGCATGATCAACACATGGAACCGACTTTGCATTCCGTTCCACGCCATCCATCCGATGCCGGCCGCCAAGGCGGCCTGA
- a CDS encoding SDR family oxidoreductase — MTSNIEHTVIIGGSSGIGLATARKLLGPGMKVTITGRNQDRLISAWKSLGGAADKAAFDASKPDEVRQFFERLGPFDHLVLAASGGKGLGPFQTLDLTDIAGGVDEKVRPQLSCLQAALPTLNKSGSVTFISAVSAQLATPGVAGIGAINGMLLTVAPILAIELKPLRVNVVAPGVIDTPWWDFLPAEQRQAVFADYAGKTPVGRIGRAEDVASAIAFLVSNGFMTGQVLTCDGGLRFAA; from the coding sequence ATGACCAGCAACATCGAACACACGGTGATCATCGGCGGCTCATCCGGCATCGGCCTGGCGACGGCGCGCAAACTGCTCGGCCCGGGCATGAAGGTCACGATCACCGGGCGCAACCAGGACAGGCTCATCAGCGCCTGGAAAAGCCTTGGCGGAGCCGCCGACAAGGCGGCCTTCGACGCTTCGAAACCGGATGAGGTGCGCCAATTCTTCGAGCGCCTCGGTCCGTTCGACCATCTCGTTCTGGCGGCGAGCGGTGGCAAGGGCCTCGGCCCGTTCCAGACCCTCGATCTCACCGATATCGCCGGAGGCGTCGACGAGAAAGTGCGGCCTCAACTCTCCTGCCTGCAGGCCGCCTTGCCGACGCTGAACAAATCGGGGTCGGTCACCTTCATCTCGGCGGTATCGGCCCAGCTCGCCACGCCGGGCGTCGCCGGCATCGGCGCCATCAATGGCATGCTCCTGACCGTGGCGCCGATCCTGGCCATCGAGCTGAAGCCGCTGCGCGTCAACGTCGTGGCGCCGGGTGTCATCGACACGCCATGGTGGGACTTTTTGCCCGCAGAGCAGCGGCAGGCGGTCTTTGCCGACTATGCGGGGAAAACGCCGGTCGGCCGCATCGGCCGCGCCGAGGACGTCGCCTCGGCGATAGCCTTCCTCGTCTCCAACGGCTTCATGACCGGCCAGGTGCTGACCTGCGACGGCGGCCTACGGTTCGCGGCGTAA
- a CDS encoding SDR family NAD(P)-dependent oxidoreductase, giving the protein MELKDKTILITGSTDGVGRVVAQRLGAAGARVLVHGRDATRGDATIAAIEAAGGKAEFFAADLASLAQVRRLAEAVRASTSRLDILINNAGVGTAGDKRQTSADGYELRFAVNYLAGFLLTSELLPLLKASAPARIVNVASAGQQAIDFGDVMLTRGYSGVRAYCQSKLAQILFTVDLAGQLEGSGVTVNALHPASYMNTTMVRQAGVTPWSSVETGAEAILNLATSPALEGRSGLYFDGLRESRADAQAYDAKARQQLRSLSLDLVGLAFPETKEQHS; this is encoded by the coding sequence ATGGAATTGAAAGACAAGACCATCCTCATCACCGGCTCGACCGACGGCGTCGGCCGCGTGGTGGCGCAAAGGCTGGGTGCCGCCGGCGCACGGGTGCTGGTGCATGGCCGCGATGCCACACGCGGCGACGCCACTATCGCCGCCATCGAAGCCGCCGGCGGCAAGGCCGAGTTTTTCGCGGCCGATCTCGCTTCGCTGGCGCAGGTACGACGCCTCGCCGAAGCCGTGCGCGCCAGCACGAGCCGCCTCGACATCCTCATCAACAATGCCGGCGTCGGCACCGCTGGCGACAAACGACAGACAAGCGCCGATGGCTACGAGTTGCGCTTTGCCGTCAATTATCTCGCCGGCTTCCTGCTGACCTCGGAGCTTCTGCCGCTGCTGAAGGCGAGCGCCCCGGCACGCATCGTCAATGTCGCGTCCGCCGGCCAGCAGGCGATCGATTTCGGAGACGTCATGCTGACCCGCGGCTATAGCGGCGTGCGCGCCTATTGCCAGAGCAAGCTGGCGCAGATCCTGTTCACCGTCGATCTGGCCGGGCAGTTGGAAGGCAGCGGCGTCACCGTCAACGCGCTGCATCCGGCGAGCTACATGAACACCACCATGGTCCGCCAGGCGGGCGTCACGCCATGGAGTTCGGTCGAGACCGGCGCCGAGGCTATCTTGAATCTCGCCACCTCGCCCGCGCTGGAAGGGCGCAGCGGCCTCTATTTCGACGGCCTGCGCGAATCCCGCGCCGACGCCCAGGCTTACGATGCCAAGGCAAGACAACAATTGCGAAGCCTGAGCCTCGACCTCGTCGGGCTGGCTTTCCCTGAAACGAAGGAACAGCATTCATGA